A stretch of DNA from Halobacillus litoralis:
TTTTCCTTGCTCTTATGTTCATAACAACGTTCTTCCTGAATAATAAGAAATCAAGTCAGGCTCAAGCCTAGATGTAAGCATTCCGTCTCTATTGGCGGAGTGTTTTTGTGAAGAGCGATTATCCAAAACAAATAAAATGGTTTGCTTTCATCTTGTTATAAATTTCCTTCATCTCTTGTAAAATGGTAGATATGAGGGAGGATGACGATGAAGAAGCTATTTTTAATAGGCCTTGTACTTTTTATAATGACCGGCTGCAACGAGAAAAATGAGGAAGCTGAAGGACAGACAAATAAACAGTTGGAAGGTCACTGGGAGGGGGAAATTCAAATCCCCAACCAACCCTTGAACATTTTGATCGATTTTAAGTCTGGAGAAGATTGGAAAGGGACAATCACTATTCCTGCACAGAACGTTACAGATTTTTCATTAACTGAAATAGCTGCCAATGAAGGAAGTGTCTCTTTTCAGATGCCGCTTCCTGGTCAGTCCGTTCAGTTTGATGGAAAACTAGATGGAGAGCAACTGAGTGGGACTTTTACACAGAACGGACAAACTTTTCCATTTGCACTGACGAAAGGTGAAAAAGAAGGGGAAGAAGAAGAGGGGGAGTTCTTATCTATTGAAACTTCTACAGGACAATTATATGGCGAGTTATTGTTGCCTGATCATGAAGGTCCTTACCCTGTTGCTTTAATTATCCCAGGTTCAGGACCCACGGATCGGAATGGAAATTCTCAAGGTGCAGGAAGCAATAATAGTCTCAAACTTTTGGCAGAATCCTTAGCAGAGAAAGGGATTGCTTCCTTAAGATATGATAAAAGAGGCGCAGGCAAAAATATGAATGTCGTAACAGGCAACAGTGAAATGAGATTCGAAATTTTCATTGATGATGCTAAACAGTGGCTGGAAACGTTAGAAGATGATAAACGCTTCACAAATATAGCAGTGATTGGGCACAGTCAAGGTTCCCTTGTCGGAATGATGGCGGCAGGTGCTGAAACGACAGAAGCATTCATTTCCTTAGCAGGTGCCGGTCAAACTATTGATCATGTATTAGAAAAACAACTCGATGACAGTTTACCGGAGGACTTGTTCAAAGAAAGTCAAACGATCCTTGGGGAAATGCGGGAAGGGAAGACGGTTGCTGATGTCAGCCAGTCTCTGCAAGGGGTGTT
This window harbors:
- a CDS encoding alpha/beta hydrolase family protein; this translates as MKKLFLIGLVLFIMTGCNEKNEEAEGQTNKQLEGHWEGEIQIPNQPLNILIDFKSGEDWKGTITIPAQNVTDFSLTEIAANEGSVSFQMPLPGQSVQFDGKLDGEQLSGTFTQNGQTFPFALTKGEKEGEEEEGEFLSIETSTGQLYGELLLPDHEGPYPVALIIPGSGPTDRNGNSQGAGSNNSLKLLAESLAEKGIASLRYDKRGAGKNMNVVTGNSEMRFEIFIDDAKQWLETLEDDKRFTNIAVIGHSQGSLVGMMAAGAETTEAFISLAGAGQTIDHVLEKQLDDSLPEDLFKESQTILGEMREGKTVADVSQSLQGVFAPDVQPFLLSWMAYDPAEQLAELDVPTLIVNGTNDIQVPESEAQLLKKAEPEAELMLVEGMNHVLKEAPENRDENLATYTNPDLPLADGLVEGIIDFLNQHGFGQ